ATAGTCATTACGATATTTTGCATTTTAATTCCTCCTATTTTTTTAAATGCAAAATTGAATAAAAAAAGAAGGTATTAAAAAAATACCTTCTGGAATTAAAAAAGAATTATACACAAAAAATAGTTTTATACAAAAAAACTTTTATTGCATAATTCCTCTGTCCTTTTACCTGAGAGTTTAGTCCAAAATTACTTTTGGGTTTGCTCCTTCGGTGCTCATAGAGTCTCTCCAGAGGCTCGTCCAATATAGGTCCTCAAGTTTTTCAACTAACCTGAAAGATTCACTTCTTCGGTGGCCATTTGGCACTCTCCCTATATCTTCATCCGATTTTCTATTCAATTTTTGTTTTATACAAACAATTTTAAATTGAAAAGTTTTTTTTGTCAAGATTTTTTTTGAAATTTTTTATTTTATTTTTTCTAAAAGTAGATAAGATGCTCCTAACATCCCTGCATCATTGCCTCTTTCTGCCATTTTCATTTCAAGAATATCCAAATAATTTTTCATCACTTTTGTCTCTAAACTTTTTTGAAAAATATCTTTTAAAAAATTTCCTTGCTTAGAAACTCCACCACCAATTACAATTAAAGATGGATTAAATATATAGATCAATGTGGCTAATCCATCTGTAAAATAATCTGCCCATTCATCAACAACTTTTTTGTACTCTAAGTTATTTTTGTGAACCTCATCAAAAATCTTTTTT
The genomic region above belongs to Candidatus Cetobacterium colombiensis and contains:
- a CDS encoding ROK family protein, producing MQIVKNGEKCGCGSTGCYQSYASTTALLKLAERKLGKKLNGKKIFDEVHKNNLEYKKVVDEWADYFTDGLATLIYIFNPSLIVIGGGVSKQGNFLKDIFQKSLETKVMKNYLDILEMKMAERGNDAGMLGASYLLLEKIK